The Mucilaginibacter yixingensis genome window below encodes:
- a CDS encoding RagB/SusD family nutrient uptake outer membrane protein: MRKIATILLLILVSAGNYSCNKYLDLKPNDGIIRDIFWQSKEQLQAATLGCYNAMEDVPSGRTPAELFFVWGELRADMISPGLGMGAEELSFVNYNILSTNSFADWRNIYRVINICNTVIDFGPNVKSIDATLSTTELNGYLAEALTVRAMMYFYLVRTFGDVPMKIKATATDADITNIAKTPKADVLKQIVADLKLAEGYAVDTYNNNTFDKGRVTKYTVYAVEADVYLWLDDYANCIAAADKIINSNKFALVPGNSAWFNTLFANGNSVEGIFELQFDQQILNPYYAMFTTSKRRYIAASNVLSDIYTIDPQKADNIDIRGINAAVRPSDQSIYKYLGISDDVARTSDGSYAHWIFYRYADILLLKAEACINSGRGQDALDIIQQIRQRGHALSFSEESPLPDDVAGLTDYLVKERAREFAYEGKRWYDLLRVAKRNNYERMDILREAVLNSVPPSVQQSALNKLKDPNSHYLPIFYTEIQNDPLLIQNPFYK; the protein is encoded by the coding sequence ATGAGAAAGATAGCAACGATATTATTATTGATACTGGTAAGCGCCGGTAACTACTCGTGCAATAAATACCTTGACCTTAAGCCTAACGACGGCATTATCAGAGATATTTTCTGGCAGTCAAAAGAGCAACTTCAGGCCGCAACCCTTGGCTGCTATAATGCCATGGAGGATGTGCCCAGCGGCAGAACACCAGCCGAACTGTTTTTTGTTTGGGGTGAGCTGCGTGCCGATATGATTTCACCAGGTTTGGGTATGGGTGCAGAAGAACTGAGCTTTGTTAACTACAACATCCTCAGCACAAACTCTTTTGCCGACTGGCGCAATATCTACCGTGTAATTAACATTTGCAACACGGTAATTGATTTTGGGCCGAATGTGAAAAGCATTGACGCCACGCTGTCAACCACCGAGCTGAACGGTTATCTGGCCGAGGCGCTCACCGTACGGGCAATGATGTATTTCTACCTGGTGCGCACCTTTGGCGATGTGCCGATGAAGATCAAGGCCACAGCAACAGATGCAGATATTACCAATATTGCCAAAACGCCAAAAGCCGACGTATTGAAGCAGATTGTAGCCGATTTGAAACTGGCCGAAGGCTACGCGGTGGATACCTATAACAATAACACGTTTGATAAAGGCCGTGTTACCAAATACACCGTTTATGCAGTAGAGGCTGATGTTTACCTGTGGCTGGATGATTACGCTAACTGTATTGCCGCTGCCGATAAGATCATTAACTCCAACAAATTTGCCCTGGTACCGGGTAACTCGGCATGGTTCAACACCCTTTTTGCTAACGGTAACTCGGTAGAAGGTATTTTTGAGCTGCAGTTTGACCAGCAAATCCTCAACCCTTACTATGCCATGTTTACCACCAGCAAAAGGAGGTACATAGCAGCATCAAACGTGCTGAGCGACATTTATACCATTGATCCGCAGAAGGCAGATAATATTGATATCCGTGGTATCAATGCGGCTGTTCGCCCGAGCGATCAAAGTATCTACAAGTATCTGGGTATTAGCGACGATGTAGCCCGTACATCAGACGGATCTTATGCGCATTGGATATTTTACCGCTATGCAGACATCTTGCTGTTAAAGGCCGAGGCCTGCATTAACTCTGGTCGCGGTCAGGATGCGCTTGATATCATCCAGCAGATCCGCCAGCGTGGGCATGCGCTGTCATTCTCAGAAGAATCTCCACTGCCTGATGACGTTGCCGGTTTAACAGATTACCTGGTGAAAGAACGTGCCCGGGAGTTTGCTTATGAAGGTAAACGCTGGTATGACCTGTTGCGTGTTGCTAAACGCAATAACTACGAACGCATGGACATTTTGCGCGAAGCGGTATTGAATTCTGTACCGCCATCTGTACAGCAATCGGCATTGAATAAGCTGAAAGACCCGAACAGCCATTACCTGCCCATATTCTATACAGAGATTCAAAATGATCCGCTGCTTATTCAGAATCCATTCTATAAATAA